A single region of the Acidobacteriota bacterium genome encodes:
- a CDS encoding acetate--CoA ligase family protein, protein MLDTLFRPRAVAVLGASNNTFSIGNRVVKNLITHNFKGPIYPIHPKEAEILGLKAYPSILDVPGPVDVVTIAVKSTLVPQMVEDCGKKGVKFVIIHTAGFREMGGEGARLEDALLEAAKRYGVRVYGPNCQGVMNSDPEVSVYANFTFTPMRPGNASILAQSGGVAELLNLNLRRMGSGFRMYASQGNASDVSTNELLEYFGSDPGTRTIMMHIESMKDTREFIESCRRIAKGKSLLAIRTGRSKAAAKAVSSHTGSLMQQDSLTDTIFEHAGVLRFQTTEEMISAGYALANQPVPAGPNVAIVANAGGPGIMAIDECVGCGLTLATLTEETKATLRAGLIPEAYVENPVDVAATANAEHFRLTLTALDADPGVDSILVTMVTPPFVDCEAVADAIAECAGRATKPIVCVVMTNENWASTVEKIKGAGIPVYEFPESGARVVAAMARYREVQKRLEEPPATVPGDRAAAEAILGAAPGGYIPQADAYGVLGAYGIPAARTAPMTGGRAPEGTLYPAVLKVDSPDVVHKSDAGGVELGIADDGGLQKAWERMSGAFPGAGFVVQEQCPRGTEIIVGLKREEGVGPVLMFGLGGVHVEALGDVSFRLAPLSEAGAARMVREIRSLPLLTGSRGVPAADLGAVQRLLLAVSQLAVDLPEIEEMDLNPVMVYPEGEGVKVVDVRIRKK, encoded by the coding sequence ATGCTCGATACCCTGTTCCGCCCCCGCGCCGTCGCCGTGCTGGGAGCGTCCAACAACACCTTTTCCATCGGCAACCGGGTGGTGAAGAACCTGATCACCCACAACTTCAAGGGGCCGATCTACCCCATCCACCCGAAGGAGGCCGAGATCCTGGGCCTGAAGGCCTACCCGAGCATCCTGGACGTACCGGGGCCGGTCGATGTCGTCACCATCGCCGTCAAGAGCACCCTGGTCCCGCAGATGGTGGAGGATTGCGGGAAGAAGGGGGTGAAGTTCGTCATCATCCACACCGCCGGCTTCCGCGAGATGGGGGGGGAGGGGGCGCGCCTGGAGGACGCCCTGCTCGAGGCGGCGAAGAGATACGGGGTGCGGGTGTACGGCCCCAACTGCCAGGGGGTGATGAATTCGGACCCCGAGGTTTCGGTCTACGCCAACTTCACCTTCACGCCGATGAGGCCGGGCAACGCCTCCATCCTCGCCCAGAGCGGGGGGGTGGCGGAGCTGCTCAACCTGAACCTGCGCCGGATGGGTTCCGGCTTCCGGATGTACGCGTCGCAGGGGAACGCGTCCGACGTGAGCACCAACGAGCTGCTCGAGTATTTCGGCTCCGACCCGGGGACCCGCACCATCATGATGCACATCGAGAGCATGAAGGACACCCGGGAATTCATCGAGAGCTGCCGCCGCATCGCGAAGGGAAAATCGCTCCTGGCCATCCGGACCGGGCGCAGCAAGGCGGCGGCCAAGGCGGTGAGCTCCCACACCGGGTCGCTCATGCAGCAGGACTCGCTGACCGACACGATCTTCGAGCACGCCGGCGTCCTGCGCTTCCAGACGACCGAGGAGATGATCTCGGCCGGGTACGCCCTGGCGAACCAGCCGGTGCCCGCGGGGCCGAACGTGGCCATCGTCGCCAACGCCGGCGGCCCCGGCATCATGGCCATCGACGAGTGCGTCGGCTGCGGCCTCACCCTGGCCACCCTCACGGAGGAAACGAAGGCGACGCTGCGCGCCGGGCTGATCCCCGAGGCCTACGTGGAAAACCCGGTCGACGTCGCCGCCACGGCCAACGCCGAGCATTTCCGCCTGACGCTCACCGCCCTGGACGCCGACCCGGGGGTCGACTCGATCCTCGTCACCATGGTGACTCCCCCCTTCGTCGACTGCGAGGCGGTGGCCGACGCGATCGCCGAGTGCGCCGGCCGGGCGACCAAGCCGATCGTGTGCGTCGTGATGACGAACGAAAACTGGGCCTCCACCGTGGAGAAGATCAAGGGGGCGGGGATCCCGGTGTACGAATTCCCCGAAAGCGGCGCCCGGGTGGTGGCGGCGATGGCGCGCTACCGCGAGGTCCAGAAGCGGCTCGAGGAGCCCCCGGCTACGGTGCCGGGGGACCGGGCCGCGGCCGAGGCGATCCTGGGAGCGGCCCCGGGGGGCTACATCCCCCAGGCGGACGCCTACGGGGTGCTCGGCGCCTACGGGATCCCGGCGGCGCGGACCGCGCCGATGACGGGGGGCCGGGCGCCGGAGGGGACCCTGTACCCCGCGGTCCTCAAGGTGGACAGCCCGGACGTCGTGCACAAGAGCGACGCCGGCGGGGTCGAGCTGGGTATCGCGGATGACGGGGGGCTCCAAAAAGCCTGGGAGCGGATGTCGGGCGCCTTCCCCGGCGCCGGGTTCGTCGTCCAGGAGCAGTGCCCCCGGGGGACGGAGATCATCGTCGGCCTCAAGCGGGAAGAGGGGGTCGGACCGGTGTTGATGTTCGGCCTGGGCGGGGTCCACGTGGAGGCGCTCGGGGACGTGTCCTTCCGCCTCGCCCCGCTGTCGGAGGCCGGGGCGGCCCGGATGGTGCGCGAAATCCGCTCCCTGCCGCTGTTGACCGGCTCCCGGGGGGTGCCGGCCGCGGACCTGGGCGCGGTCCAGCGGTTGCTGCTGGCGGTGTCGCAGCTGGCGGTCGACCTCCCCGAAATCGAGGAGATGGACCTGAACCCCGTCATGGTCTACCCCGAGGGGGAGGGGGTGAAGGTGGTGGACGTGAGGATCCGGAAGAAGTAA